In the genome of Punica granatum isolate Tunisia-2019 unplaced genomic scaffold, ASM765513v2 Contig00376, whole genome shotgun sequence, one region contains:
- the LOC116190201 gene encoding pectinesterase inhibitor 10-like yields MVKFGFFALIALISVHLALSADPPKISPSPSPKLAADSTPTISPSKPMASPAPAPANAPHGSISSSPSLPPSDAALASSLSTSPSPPSQSPC; encoded by the coding sequence ATGGTGAAGTTCGGCTTCTTCGCTCTCATTGCTCTCATCTCTGTGCACCTCGCATTGTCTGCAGATCCGCCTAAGATCTCGCCCTCCCCTTCTCCCAAGCTCGCCGCCGACTCCACTCCCACCATCTCCCCTTCGAAGCCCATGGCTTCGCCGGCTCCGGCTCCTGCCAATGCGCCTCACGGCTCGATCTCATCCTCGCCATCGCTGCCTCCCTCGGATGCGGCTCTCGCCTCTTCCCTGTCCACATCCCCCTCCCCTCCATCTCAATCTCCGTGTTAA